In a single window of the Metopolophium dirhodum isolate CAU chromosome 2, ASM1992520v1, whole genome shotgun sequence genome:
- the LOC132939977 gene encoding uncharacterized protein LOC132939977 isoform X1, with translation MKMKLTLCCTDTHMLSKQVETKFEMLLEEYNSEKLILIGMPLEKLPLNCDGLPLIVENINDYIIDKGLYEECLFDEAYSTNGRKANIINAYELVSGSRKNCKTILDIDAVDVASVLVMWLYYLPEPLISSKQFSMICDLNVNTKYSEIIMSMNNINRLTLQGVMNIVDSYEKQHKSYKEKLEILFTLLLTKHVDIVSQNNSSQFLDNLKIVLMEAEVNDNVSECIGFNKKSLKIKYNTNHDKNEFNKYNLCNKKNLFRRSFSDDGLHLKTGADDVDATVKCPALHKSSSCNLTEAFSEEDVHYNNSFINGFSFDKNNLNTKPVDKLLSDDHFYDSSVCVTNELYSSQIDDMRSIERTMQIHSRTTTKRPKNKSIKNHVERVLKSGFLSNEESLLLKNTLELMKILSKIKSVQNQINIHRKNREDEFGFENEKTNKRFSELHFLNNRLEQLASQKNNYLTKTGLSYGRSYNRTVLNLKNAQKEAFKLHENEKNNKKNPNENFDKLISDIYNIQIVLDYMENNCGGKELPWRSSKGCPGHKRMKKKQLNCVTVVSDLQTIGEHEVMETIAQPLFKPVEQ, from the exons ATGAAAATGAAACTTACTTTGTGTTGTACTGACACACATATGCTTAGTAAGCag GTTGAAACAAAGTTTGAGATGTTATTAGAAGAATATAATtcagaaaaattgattttgattggTATGCCGTTGGAAAAATTGCCATTGAATTGTGACGGGTTACCACTtattgtagaaaatataaatgattatataatcgacaaag gaTTATATGAAGAATGCTTATTTGATGAAGCATACTCTACTAATGGACGTAAagccaatattataaatgcttatGAATTAGTAAGTGGTTCAaggaaaaattgtaaaacaatccTTGATATTGATGCAGTAGATGTTGCATCAGTGTTGGTTATGTGGCTTTATTACTTACCAGAACCATTGATATCctcaaaacaattttcaatgatttgtg ATCTCaatgtcaatacaaaatacaGTGAAATCATTATGTCCATGAACAATATAAATAGACTAACTTTACAAGGAGTAATGAATATTGTGGATTCTTATGAAAAGCAACATAAGTCATATAAGGAGAAACTAGAGATTCTTTTCACACTGCTTTTGACAAAACATGTAGATATTGTTAGCCAAAATAATTCATCACAATTTTTAGACAATTTGAAGATTGTtttaat ggaAGCAGAAGTAAATGATAATGTATCTGAATGTATTGGGTTcaataaaaaatctttaaaaataaaatataataccaatcATGATAAAAAtgagtttaataaatataatctttGTAACAAGAAGAATCTATTTCG CAGGTCGTTCAGTGATGATGGATTACACTTAAAAACTGGTGCGGATGATGTTGATGCAACAGTGAAATGTCCAGCTTTGCATAAATCAAGTAGCTGTAACCTGACTGAAGCCTTTTCAGAAGAGGACGTTCATTACAACAACTCATTTATCAATGGTTTTTCATTTGATAAG AACAATTTAAACACTAAACCAGTTGATAAATTATTGTCTGATGATCATTTTTATGACAGTTCAGTTTGTGTTACTAATGAG TTATACAGTTCCCAAATTGATGACATGAGAAGTATAGAAAGAACCATGCAGATTCATTCCAGAACTACGACGAAAAgaccaaaaaataaatctattaaaaatcaTGTAGAAAGGGTTTTGAAGTCAGGATTTTTATCAAATGAAGAAAGTTTGCTGTTGAAAAACACTTTAGAACTTATGAAGAtactatcaaaaattaaaag tgttcAAAATCAAATTAACATTCATAGGAAAAATAGAGAAGATGAATTTGGTTTTGAAAATGAAAAGACCAACAAACGTTTTTCAGAGTTGCATTTCTTAAACAATCGCCTTGAGCAATTAGCTAGtcagaaaaataatt atTTAACCAAAACTGGATTATCATATGGTAGATCATACAACCGTACAGTTTTGAATCTTAAAAATGCCCAAAAAGAAGCTTTTAAG CTACACGAAAATGAGAAAAATAACAAGAAAAATCCGAACGAAaactttgataaattaatttctgatatttacaatattcaaatagttCTCGATTATATGGAAAATAATTGTGGTGGTAAGGAGTTGCCCTGGAGGTCAAGTAAAGGTTGTCCAGGTCACaagagaatgaaaaaaaaacag ctGAATTGTGTAACTGTTGTGTCTGATTTGCAAACAATTGGTGAGCACGAAGTCATGGAAACTATAGCCCAACCATTATTCAAACCAGTGGAACAGTAA
- the LOC132939977 gene encoding uncharacterized protein LOC132939977 isoform X2, with translation MKMKLTLCCTDTHMLSKQVETKFEMLLEEYNSEKLILIGMPLEKLPLNCDGLPLIVENINDYIIDKGLYEECLFDEAYSTNGRKANIINAYELVSGSRKNCKTILDIDAVDVASVLVMWLYYLPEPLISSKQFSMICDLNVNTKYSEIIMSMNNINRLTLQGVMNIVDSYEKQHKSYKEKLEILFTLLLTKHVDIVSQNNSSQFLDNLKIVLMEAEVNDNVSECIGFNKKSLKIKYNTNHDKNEFNKYNLCNKKNLFRSFSDDGLHLKTGADDVDATVKCPALHKSSSCNLTEAFSEEDVHYNNSFINGFSFDKNNLNTKPVDKLLSDDHFYDSSVCVTNELYSSQIDDMRSIERTMQIHSRTTTKRPKNKSIKNHVERVLKSGFLSNEESLLLKNTLELMKILSKIKSVQNQINIHRKNREDEFGFENEKTNKRFSELHFLNNRLEQLASQKNNYLTKTGLSYGRSYNRTVLNLKNAQKEAFKLHENEKNNKKNPNENFDKLISDIYNIQIVLDYMENNCGGKELPWRSSKGCPGHKRMKKKQLNCVTVVSDLQTIGEHEVMETIAQPLFKPVEQ, from the exons ATGAAAATGAAACTTACTTTGTGTTGTACTGACACACATATGCTTAGTAAGCag GTTGAAACAAAGTTTGAGATGTTATTAGAAGAATATAATtcagaaaaattgattttgattggTATGCCGTTGGAAAAATTGCCATTGAATTGTGACGGGTTACCACTtattgtagaaaatataaatgattatataatcgacaaag gaTTATATGAAGAATGCTTATTTGATGAAGCATACTCTACTAATGGACGTAAagccaatattataaatgcttatGAATTAGTAAGTGGTTCAaggaaaaattgtaaaacaatccTTGATATTGATGCAGTAGATGTTGCATCAGTGTTGGTTATGTGGCTTTATTACTTACCAGAACCATTGATATCctcaaaacaattttcaatgatttgtg ATCTCaatgtcaatacaaaatacaGTGAAATCATTATGTCCATGAACAATATAAATAGACTAACTTTACAAGGAGTAATGAATATTGTGGATTCTTATGAAAAGCAACATAAGTCATATAAGGAGAAACTAGAGATTCTTTTCACACTGCTTTTGACAAAACATGTAGATATTGTTAGCCAAAATAATTCATCACAATTTTTAGACAATTTGAAGATTGTtttaat ggaAGCAGAAGTAAATGATAATGTATCTGAATGTATTGGGTTcaataaaaaatctttaaaaataaaatataataccaatcATGATAAAAAtgagtttaataaatataatctttGTAACAAGAAGAATCTATTTCG GTCGTTCAGTGATGATGGATTACACTTAAAAACTGGTGCGGATGATGTTGATGCAACAGTGAAATGTCCAGCTTTGCATAAATCAAGTAGCTGTAACCTGACTGAAGCCTTTTCAGAAGAGGACGTTCATTACAACAACTCATTTATCAATGGTTTTTCATTTGATAAG AACAATTTAAACACTAAACCAGTTGATAAATTATTGTCTGATGATCATTTTTATGACAGTTCAGTTTGTGTTACTAATGAG TTATACAGTTCCCAAATTGATGACATGAGAAGTATAGAAAGAACCATGCAGATTCATTCCAGAACTACGACGAAAAgaccaaaaaataaatctattaaaaatcaTGTAGAAAGGGTTTTGAAGTCAGGATTTTTATCAAATGAAGAAAGTTTGCTGTTGAAAAACACTTTAGAACTTATGAAGAtactatcaaaaattaaaag tgttcAAAATCAAATTAACATTCATAGGAAAAATAGAGAAGATGAATTTGGTTTTGAAAATGAAAAGACCAACAAACGTTTTTCAGAGTTGCATTTCTTAAACAATCGCCTTGAGCAATTAGCTAGtcagaaaaataatt atTTAACCAAAACTGGATTATCATATGGTAGATCATACAACCGTACAGTTTTGAATCTTAAAAATGCCCAAAAAGAAGCTTTTAAG CTACACGAAAATGAGAAAAATAACAAGAAAAATCCGAACGAAaactttgataaattaatttctgatatttacaatattcaaatagttCTCGATTATATGGAAAATAATTGTGGTGGTAAGGAGTTGCCCTGGAGGTCAAGTAAAGGTTGTCCAGGTCACaagagaatgaaaaaaaaacag ctGAATTGTGTAACTGTTGTGTCTGATTTGCAAACAATTGGTGAGCACGAAGTCATGGAAACTATAGCCCAACCATTATTCAAACCAGTGGAACAGTAA
- the LOC132939978 gene encoding uncharacterized protein LOC132939978, translated as MFKVSSMYTLVLYLLFTTNVLCNPVNDINSENNDPFWINPCGYNTNNAEDYDDSDAGIMDRILTIAKQCQSNIALFKSQYIQQTFNTDYDAHYKRWINENNSWVTSRLLDKAEDNMKQSWLNSRSFPSELKYSYEVLQRVSVGFEILLDDASKNDSLENTFSNNFSTCKNDLQQLLCELNDDIDVTHQEKPKDITRDEVPKEVREETSTANRNLTNSIIFRDYMIAIQYVKNTYDHLRSKCNNNLYRFKSLYKKNHHYYT; from the coding sequence atgtttaaagtaaGTTCAATGTATACCTTAGTATTATACTTGCTTTTTACTACTAATGTTTTATGTAACCCAGTGAACGATATTAACTCAGAAAATAACGACCCGTTTTGGATTAATCCTTGtggttacaatacaaataatgcTGAAGACTATGATGATTCCGATGCCGGTATCATGGACCGTATTTTAACTATAGCTAAACAATGTCAAAGTAACATTGCTCTGTTTAAATCTCAGTACATTCAACAAACATTCAATACTGATTATGATGCACATTATAAGAGAtggataaatgaaaataatagttgGGTAACTTCTCGACTTCTAGATAAAGCTGaagataatatgaaacaatcATGGTTAAATTCCCGTTCATTTCCCAGTGAATTAAAATACAGTTATGAAGTATTACAACGAGTTTCGGTTGGCTTTGAAATTCTGCTTGATGACGCAAGTAAAAATGATTCTTTGGAAAATACATTTAGCAATAATTTTTCGACTTGTAAAAATGATTTGCAGCAACTTTTATGTGAGTTAAATGATGATATTGACGTTACACATCAAGAAAAACCAAAAGATATTACTAGAGACGAAGTCCCTAAAGAAGTCCGTGAAGAAACCAGCACTGCTAATAGGAATCTCACAAACTCTATAATTTTCCGAGATTATATGATTGCTATTCAGtatgtaaaaaatacttatgaTCATTTGAGAagcaaatgtaataataatttatatcgattcaaatcattgtataaaaaaaatcaccactattatacttaa